In the Gossypium arboreum isolate Shixiya-1 chromosome 10, ASM2569848v2, whole genome shotgun sequence genome, one interval contains:
- the LOC108488495 gene encoding ABC transporter I family member 1 translates to MPVRKPPLPRILLNDVSCMRNAQQILRHVNVSVHDGGALVLTGSNGSGKTTFLRMLAGFSRPSAGQILWNGHDISQSGIFHQYKLQLNWLSLKDAVKEKFTVLDNVQWFEVLEGKHGKSLPALELMGLGRLAKDKARMLSMGQRKRLQLARLLAIDRPIWLLDEPSVALDNEGVRLLEYIIAEHRKKGGIVIVATHLPIQIEDAMNLRLPPRFPRRMTLVDMLDRADIA, encoded by the coding sequence ATGCCTGTGAGGAAGCCTCCACTCCCTAGAATCCTTCTCAACGACGTGTCTTGCATGAGAAATGCACAACAAATCTTGCGGCACGTGAATGTGTCGGTTCATGATGGTGGAGCACTTGTGTTGACAGGGAGCAACGGCTCTGGCAAGACCACATTCCTGCGTATGTTAGCGGGATTCTCTCGACCTTCTGCTGGTCAGATACTTTGGAACGGCCATGACATTAGTCAGTCAGGAATCTTCCACCAATACAAGCTTCAACTAAATTGGCTTTCCCTCAAGGATGCAGTGAAAGAAAAGTTCACGGTCCTTGACAATGTTCAATGGTTTGAGGTTCTTGAAGGTAAGCATGGTAAGTCCTTGCCAGCCCTGGAGCTCATGGGCCTAGGAAGACTGGCAAAAGATAAGGCAAGAATGCTTTCAATGGGACAACGAAAGAGGCTTCAGCTCGCGAGGTTGCTTGCCATCGATAGGCCGATTTGGTTGTTAGACGAGCCTTCTGTTGCATTAGATAACGAAGGGGTGAGGTTGTTAGAATATATTATTGCAGAGCATAGAAAGAAGGGTGGGATTGTAATCGTTGCAACGCATCTCCCAATTCAGATTGAAGATGCCATGAACCTGAGGTTGCCACCTAGGTTCCCCAGAAGGATGACTTTGGTAGACATGCTCGATCGTGCTGACATTGCATAA
- the LOC108486900 gene encoding ras-related protein RABA1c: MAGYRAEDDYDYLFKVVLIGDSGVGKSNLLSRFTRNEFSLESKSTIGVEFATRSLNVDGKVIKAQIWDTAGQERYRAITSAYYRGAVGALLVYDVTRHSTFENVERWLRELRDHTDPNIVVMLVGNKSDLRHLVAVSTEDGKSFAEKESLYFMETSALEATNVEIAFAEVLTQIYNIVSKKAMETSDDGAASAVPSKGEKIDVGKDVSAMKKGGCCSS; encoded by the exons ATGGCTGGTTACAGAGCAGAGGATGACTATGACTACCTTTTCAAGGTAGTTTTGATCGGTGATTCAGGTGTGGGGAAGTCTAATTTACTCTCCAGGTTCACCAGGAACGAGTTCAGCCTCGAGTCCAAGTCTACTATCGGCGTTGAGTTCGCTACTCGTAGTTTGAATGTGGATGGCAAGGTCATTAAAGCTCAGATTTGGGACACTGCTGGTCAAGAAAG GTACCGTGCAATAACAAGTGCCTATTACCGAGGAGCTGTGGGAGCACTCCTTGTGTACGACGTTACACGCCACTCCACATTCGAAAACGTAGAGAGGTGGCTAAGAGAGTTGAGGGATCACACAGATCCCAACATCGTAGTCATGCTTGTCGGAAACAAATCAGATCTTCGTCACCTCGTGGCTGTCTCAACCGAGGACGGGAAATCCTTTGCTGAGAAAGAATCCCTTTACTTCATGGAAACTTCTGCTCTGGAAGCTACTAACGTGGAAATTGCATTTGCTGAAGTTCTTACTCAGATATACAACATCGTTAGCAAGAAAGCTATGGAGACAAGCGATGATGGGGCCGCTTCAGCCGTGCCCTCCAAGGGAGAGAAAATTGATGTCGGTAAAGATGTCTCGGCAATGAAGAAAGGGGGTTGCTGTTCAAGCTGA
- the LOC108487485 gene encoding probable WRKY transcription factor 65 has product MDGGGSSSNSFRKVRNPFVTDQELEESDNVSSVTGAESPPPSTTKKGKRSMQKRVVSVPIKDVEGSRLKGEGAPPSDSWAWRKYGQKPIKGSPYPRGYYRCSSSKGCPARKQVERSRVNPTMLVITYSCEHNHAWPASRHNNTSAKQAAAAAGEASESPTKSTTAVKHDPSTSQPDTEPDSGMEDGFACLTEDSILTTGDEFAWFGEMETTSSTVLESSLFSERDNSEADDTAVIFPMREEDESLFADLGELPECSFVFRHQRNVGPQVGIC; this is encoded by the exons ATGGACGGCGGTGGTAGTAGCAGCAACAGTTTCAGGAAAGTGAGGAACCCTTTTGTCACTGACCAAGAATTAGAAGAAAGTGACAACGTTTCGTCAGTAACTGGAGCTGAATCTCCTCCTCCTTCTACTACTAAAAAAGG CAAAAGATCCATGCAGAAAAGAGTGGTGTCAGTACCAATCAAGGACGTTGAAGGTTCCCGCCTTAAAGGTGAGGGTGCTCCACCGTCTGATTCTTGGGCATGGCGGAAGTACGGCCAAAAACCTATCAAAGGTTCACCTTACCCGAG GGGTTATTACCGGTGTAGTAGCTCAAAGGGATGTCCGGCGAGGAAACAAGTCGAGAGGAGCCGTGTAAACCCTACAATGTTAGTGATCACTTACTCTTGCGAACACAATCACGCTTGGCCTGCTTCTAGACACAACAACACATCCGCTAAACAAGCAGCGGCGGCGGCGGGGGAAGCTTCCGAGTCGCCGACTAAATCCACCACAGCTGTAAAGCACGATCCGTCCACGTCGCAACCGGATACAGAACCGGATTCAGGGATGGAAGATGGCTTCGCTTGTCTGACGGAGGATTCGATTCTTACGACGGGGGATGAATTCGCTTGGTTCGGGGAGATGGAAACCACGTCGTCGACGGTATTGGAGAGCTCGTTATTTTCTGAAAGGGATAACAGTGAGGCGGATGACACGGCGGTGATTTTCCCGATGAGGGAAGAAGACGAATCGTTATTCGCTGATCTCGGCGAGTTGCCAGAGTGCTCGTTTGTGTTTCGGCACCAACGGAATGTGGGACCACAGGTTGGGATCTGCTGA